Proteins encoded in a region of the Bubalus bubalis isolate 160015118507 breed Murrah chromosome 9, NDDB_SH_1, whole genome shotgun sequence genome:
- the SAP30L gene encoding histone deacetylase complex subunit SAP30L isoform X1 translates to MNGFSTEEDSREGPPAAPAAAPGYGQSCCLIEDGERCVRPAGNASFSKRVQKSISQKKLKLDIDKSVRHLYICDFHKNFIQSVRNKRKRKTSDDGGDSPEHDTDIPEVDLFQLQVNTLRRYKRHYKLQTRPGFNKAQLAETVSRHFRNIPVNEKETLAYFIYMVKSNKSRLDQKSESGKQLE, encoded by the exons ATGAACGGCTTTAGCACCGAGGAGGACAGCCGCGAAgggccccccgccgcccccgccgccgccccggGCTACGGCCAGAGCTGCTGCCTCATCGAGGACGGCGAGCGCTGCGTCCGGCCCGCGGGCAACGCCTCCTTCAGCAAGAGAGTCCAGAAGAGCATCTCGCAGAAGAAACTCAAGCTGGACATCGACAAGAGC GTAAGGCATCTGTATATTTGCGATTTCCACAAAAATTTCATCCAGAGTGTACGaaataaaaggaagaggaagacaagTGACGATGGCGGAGATTCTCCTGAGCATGACACTGACATTCCTGAG GTTGATCTGTTCCAGCTGCAGGTGAACACTCTCCGACGTTATAAACGACACTACAAATTGCAGACCAGACCAGGCTTCAATAAGGCCCAGTTAGCAGAA ACTGTCAGCCGACACTTCAGGAACATACCTGTGAATGAAAAGGAGACCCTCGCTTACTTCATCTACATGGTGAAGAGTAACAAGAGTAGACTGGACCAGAAGTCAGAGAGTGGCAAACAGCTTGAGTGA
- the SAP30L gene encoding histone deacetylase complex subunit SAP30L isoform X2 translates to MNGFSTEEDSREGPPAAPAAAPGYGQSCCLIEDGERCVRPAGNASFSKRVQKSISQKKLKLDIDKSVRHLYICDFHKNFIQSVRNKRKRKTSDDGGDSPEHDTDIPETVSRHFRNIPVNEKETLAYFIYMVKSNKSRLDQKSESGKQLE, encoded by the exons ATGAACGGCTTTAGCACCGAGGAGGACAGCCGCGAAgggccccccgccgcccccgccgccgccccggGCTACGGCCAGAGCTGCTGCCTCATCGAGGACGGCGAGCGCTGCGTCCGGCCCGCGGGCAACGCCTCCTTCAGCAAGAGAGTCCAGAAGAGCATCTCGCAGAAGAAACTCAAGCTGGACATCGACAAGAGC GTAAGGCATCTGTATATTTGCGATTTCCACAAAAATTTCATCCAGAGTGTACGaaataaaaggaagaggaagacaagTGACGATGGCGGAGATTCTCCTGAGCATGACACTGACATTCCTGAG ACTGTCAGCCGACACTTCAGGAACATACCTGTGAATGAAAAGGAGACCCTCGCTTACTTCATCTACATGGTGAAGAGTAACAAGAGTAGACTGGACCAGAAGTCAGAGAGTGGCAAACAGCTTGAGTGA